A genomic stretch from Chelmon rostratus isolate fCheRos1 chromosome 14, fCheRos1.pri, whole genome shotgun sequence includes:
- the LOC121617315 gene encoding T-box transcription factor TBX2b-like, producing the protein MRYPVDTAAAMAYHPFQAHRPGALPLSAFFAAAQPSFFPALTLPDAASLSDPLSERSATDAALRRQNQPGHRRPTKVPQPEEGPDDDPKVTLDSQNLWSEFHKRGTEMVITKSGRRMFPPFKVRVDGLDETAKYILLMDIVAIDDCRYKFHNSRWMVAGKADPEMPKRMYIHPDSPSKGEQWMSKPVAFHKLKLTNNVLDKHGFTILNSMHKYQPRFHIVRANDIMKLPYSTFRTYVFPETEFIAVTAYQNERITQLKIDNNPFAKGFRDTGNGRREKRNKQLTISTLHENHSKADQDCADSDDSCEQPSTSDLFYSPRELLSSPLTSTPTCQDESNIGSDSDIDPQEEDIAEASSSRTERVSALTQRSEEIPWSKSAISKSDERAAKERTVSRTSDDTCCVDADSSERHMSKIKDGVLPGMQSSSFLSAGHRQALDFSSVRSQQFLKLGAPLLVHPGQLSVKPEAFSTAGMEHVFSSLPRVNNHENGGLPSQSITSPSPFMFHLSQHMLASQGISLSPFGGLLYPYMAAQAAIAPALPACSATSTLATNHCFRSPRPWLRFNPYLIPTSVTSSQNLLATRSPGSSNSQSEVSKSGSRETSPVSDNHRQKTKAKQKTPPLKNIVKDSMNDLQNIQNLVRGLDKPLPPQ; encoded by the exons CGCCGCCTCCCTGTCCGATCCTCTGTCGGAGCGGTCCGCCACGGACGCGGCGCTGCGACGCCAAAATCAGCCAGGTCACAGGCGGCCCACGAAGGTCCCGCAGCCAGAGGAAGGGCCGGATGATGACCCGAAAGTCACGCTGGACTCCCAGAATTTATGGAGTGAATTTCACAAAAGGGGAACAGAGATGGTTATTACAAAATCAGGACG GAGGATGTTTCCGCCTTTCAAAGTGCGGGTCGATGGGCTGGATGAGACAGCAAAGTATATCCTGCTGATGGACATTGTCGCCATTGATGACTGCCGCTACAAATTTCACAATTCCCGCTGGATGGTGGCCGGGAAGGCTGACCCGGAGATGCCAAAGCGCATGTACATCCACCCGGACAGCCCGTCCAAAGGAGAGCAGTGGATGAGCAAGCCCGTTGCTTTTCATAAACTCAAACTCACCAACAACGTTTTGGATAAGCATGGATTT ACAATTTTGAATTCGATGCATAAATACCAGCCCAGATTTCATATTGTGAGAGCCAACGACATCATGAAGCTTCCATACAGCACCTTCAGGACTTACGTTTTCCCAGAGACAGAGTTCATCGCTGTCACTGCCTATCAGAATGAAAGG ATTACGCAGCTAAAAATCGACAACAATCCCTTTGCCAAAGGATTCAGAGACACTGGAAATGGGAGGCGAGAAAAGAG GAATAAGCAGTTAACCATTTCTACGCTGCACGAGAACCACAGCAAAGCAGACCAGGATTGTGCTGATTCTGATGACTCATGTGAACAACCCAGCACCAGCGATCTGTTTTACTCCCCCCGGGAGCTGCTGAGCAGCCCTCTGACGTCCACGCCCACCTGTCAGG ATGAGAGCAATATTGGAAGTGATTCAGATATTGATCCACAAGAGGAAGACATTGCTGAAGCCAGCTCTTCCAGGACTGAACGTGTGTCTGCTTTGACTCAGAGGAGCGAGGAGATACCGTGGAGCAAGTCTGCTATCAGTAAGAGTGACGAAAGAGCGGCGAAAGAGAGAACGGTGTCGAGAACGTCAGATGACACGTGCTGCGTGGATGCTGATTCTTCAGAAAGACACATGAGCAAAATCAAAGATGGGGTCCTGCCTGGGATGCAGAGCTCATCGTTCCTCAGCGCTGGTCACCGCCAGGCTTTGGATTTTTCAAGTGTGCGCAGCCAACAGTTTCTGAAGCTCGGGGCACCTTTGTTAGTTCACCCTggacagctgtcagtgaagcCAGAGGCTTTTTCCACCGCTGGTATGGAACATGTGTTCTCCTCTTTGCCCAGAGTGAATAACCACGAAAATGGAGGCCTTCCTTCTCAAAGCatcacctctccatctcccttcATGTTTCACCTGTCACAGCACATGCTGGCATCTCAG ggAATCTCACTGTCACCCTTTGGAGGACTGCTCTATCCATACATGGCAGCACAAGCTGCAATTGCTCCAGCTCTCCCCGCCTGTTCTGCAACCTCTACGTTGGCAACAAACCACTGTTTCCGCAGCCCTCGGCCTTGGTTGCGATTCAACCCTTATCTGATCCCCACCTCTGTCACCTCGAGCCAAAACCTGCTCGCGACCAGATCGCCTGGCAGTTCAAATTCGCAGTCTGAGGTGTCCAAATcagggagcagagagacaagTCCAGTGTCGGACAATCACAGACAAAAAACCAAGGCCAAGCAGAAAACGCCTCCACTGAAAAACATTGTTAAGGATTCTATGAATGACctgcaaaacatacaaaatcTGGTGAGAGGACTTGATAAACCACTTCCTCCACAATAG